A section of the Thunnus albacares chromosome 6, fThuAlb1.1, whole genome shotgun sequence genome encodes:
- the oafa gene encoding out at first protein homolog, with amino-acid sequence MVASCISAASGRILSRLCALVLLVALGLGSELRVRVRLSDGLVTEEVLEADNERDSISLEFKQGDGTLITFVADFKQDVKIFRALILGELERGQNQYQALCFISRLNRNEIIPSESMARLRQKNPQAIRLAEERRGLEQLTMSAAVNLSRAWQLSSHIHNMCSEAHEAIYTREADVKHWLDKGVDGSIFEVLPQTTEVPSFQACHSTKDLWQPCLCTYSLRLEWYPCLLKYCRSRDTTGKSSTYKCGIKSCSKGYHFTYYVPQKQLCLWDEET; translated from the exons ATGGTTGCGAGTTGCATCAGTGCGGCTTCAGGTCGGATACTGAGCCGTCTCTGCGCCCTGGTGCTGCTAGTCGCTCTGGGACTCGGTTCGGAGCTACGGGTCCGGGTCCGGCTCTCTGACGGATTGGTGACTGAGGAGGTTTTGGAGGCGGACAATGAAAGAGACTCGATATCACTCGAATTCAAGCAGGGAGATGGGACACTCATTACTTTTGTGGCGGACTTCAAACAG GATGTGAAGATATTTCGAGCACTGATCCTGGGCGAGCTGGAAAGAGGGCAGAACCAGTACCAGGCCCTGTGTTTCATCTCTCGCCTCAACCGCAATGAGATCATCCCCAGTGAGTCAATGGCTCGTCTCAGGCAG AAAAATCCTCAGGCCATTCGCTTGGCGGAGGAGCGGAGAGGGCTGGAGCAGCTGACAATGAGTGCTGCGGTCAATCTGAGTCGGGCCTGGCAACTCAGCTCCCACATCCACAACATGTGCAGCGAGGCTCACGAGGCCATCTACACCAGAGAAGCTGATGTCAAACACTGGCTGGACAAAG GTGTGGATGGGTCCATATTTGAGGTCTTGCCCCAAACAACAGAGGTGCCCAGCTTTCAGGCCTGTCACTCTACTAAGGACTTGTGGCAGCCATGTCTCTGCACATACAGCCTGCGTCTGGAGTGGTACCCGTGTCTGCTGAAGTACTGCCGCAGCCGGGACACCACGGGCAAAAGCTCCACCTACAAGTGTGGCATAAAGAGCTGCAGCAAGGGCTACCATTTCACCTACTACGTTCCCCAAAAACAGCTCTGCCTATGGGACGAGGAGACCTAA
- the tlcd5a gene encoding TLC domain-containing protein 5a isoform X1, whose product MAVLVVCALLCLSGWVSLYFILCNINGSRSYEWNCRLVTLFHGILAVCITAYIGYVDGPWPFTYPGTKNTPLQISAMVVSLGYFIFDMGWCVYFRTEGPVMLAHHTMSILGILLTLWLGESGIESCAVLFGSEITNPLLQARWFLKQTGHYGTLLGDVVDVLFVLLFVVMRIFVGGTMLYCELISPRPRFFIKCGGVAMYALSWVFMVDIVRFAIRKSKSWHKQQRDQQGAVAANGHEGKKD is encoded by the exons ATGGCAGTGCTTGTGGTTTGTGCACTCCTGTGCCTGTCCGGCTGGGTCTCTCTCTACTTCATCCTGTGTAACATTAATGGGTCCCGGAGTTATGAGTGGAACTGTCGTCTTGTCACCCTATTTCACGGCATCCTGGCAGTCTGCATCACAGCATACATAGGCTATGTGGATGGACCCTGGCCTTTCACTTATCCAG GTACTAAGAACACCCCTCTGCAGATAAGTGCCATGGTGGTGAGTCTGGGCTACTTCATTTTTGATATGGGCTGGTGTGTGTACTTCCGCACAGAAGGACCCGTTATGTTGGCCCACCACACGATGAGCATCCTGGGAATCCTGCTGACCCTGTGGTTGGGGGAGTCTGGCATTGAGTCCTGTGCGGTACTCTTTGGCAGCGAAATCACCAACCCCCTCCTGCAGGCACGCTGGTTCCTCAAACAGACGGGACATTACGGGACACTTCTGGGGGACGTTGTGGACGtcctgtttgtgctgctgtttgtggtGATGCGAATCTTCGTGGGAGGCACAATGCTGTACTGTGAGCTGATCTCCCCAAGACCCAGATTCTTTATCAAGTGTGGGGGAGTGGCTATGTACGCTCTATCCTGGGTGTTCATGGTGGACATTGTTCGATTTGCCATTAGGAAGAGCAAGAGTTGgcacaaacagcagagagaccAGCAAGGGGCAGTAGCAGCTAATGGTCATGAAGGGAAGAAGGACTGA
- the tlcd5a gene encoding TLC domain-containing protein 5a isoform X2, with product MAVLVVCALLCLSGWVSLYFILCNINGSRSYEWNCRLVTLFHGILAVCITAYIGYVDGPWPFTYPEGPVMLAHHTMSILGILLTLWLGESGIESCAVLFGSEITNPLLQARWFLKQTGHYGTLLGDVVDVLFVLLFVVMRIFVGGTMLYCELISPRPRFFIKCGGVAMYALSWVFMVDIVRFAIRKSKSWHKQQRDQQGAVAANGHEGKKD from the exons ATGGCAGTGCTTGTGGTTTGTGCACTCCTGTGCCTGTCCGGCTGGGTCTCTCTCTACTTCATCCTGTGTAACATTAATGGGTCCCGGAGTTATGAGTGGAACTGTCGTCTTGTCACCCTATTTCACGGCATCCTGGCAGTCTGCATCACAGCATACATAGGCTATGTGGATGGACCCTGGCCTTTCACTTATCCAG AAGGACCCGTTATGTTGGCCCACCACACGATGAGCATCCTGGGAATCCTGCTGACCCTGTGGTTGGGGGAGTCTGGCATTGAGTCCTGTGCGGTACTCTTTGGCAGCGAAATCACCAACCCCCTCCTGCAGGCACGCTGGTTCCTCAAACAGACGGGACATTACGGGACACTTCTGGGGGACGTTGTGGACGtcctgtttgtgctgctgtttgtggtGATGCGAATCTTCGTGGGAGGCACAATGCTGTACTGTGAGCTGATCTCCCCAAGACCCAGATTCTTTATCAAGTGTGGGGGAGTGGCTATGTACGCTCTATCCTGGGTGTTCATGGTGGACATTGTTCGATTTGCCATTAGGAAGAGCAAGAGTTGgcacaaacagcagagagaccAGCAAGGGGCAGTAGCAGCTAATGGTCATGAAGGGAAGAAGGACTGA